The following are encoded together in the Kribbella sp. CA-293567 genome:
- a CDS encoding Fic family protein has protein sequence MSRQITAIWQGNPDAYGPRKYRRPCEYTAYLPDLLSAHPLDFSAELTADIADTERALAAFGGPGEHHLEQLARFLLRAEAVASSKIEGLQVNSRRLARHEAKVAAGAQGEDATADAVLGNVHAMDYAVQSVAMLDKVEVRDLVEIHRALMEHSDQPEIAGQIRTKQNWIGGSNFNPCQAAFVPPPPEHVEALLEDLCVFVNRDDLPGTIQAGLVHAQFETIHPFADGNGRTGRALIHVVLKRRGLAKDFVPPISLALATRAAAYIDGLSRFRYVGAPGSEPASSGLRDWLDLFLSATRRATADAAALQSRLTDLETGWRAALSPRKGSAAERLLPELIGHPVITAEDAMRLTGSSRSAAFTAVETFVSAGILSPVGSQQRYRLFEAAQVFQILTDYERASATESGSTRGEQPKRAVPYRQNRS, from the coding sequence TTGAGTCGGCAGATCACAGCGATTTGGCAGGGCAACCCCGACGCGTACGGCCCGCGCAAGTACCGGCGGCCGTGCGAGTACACGGCGTACCTGCCTGATCTGCTCAGCGCCCATCCGCTGGATTTCAGTGCCGAGTTGACGGCGGACATCGCCGATACCGAGCGTGCACTAGCGGCGTTCGGAGGTCCCGGCGAGCATCATCTCGAGCAGCTCGCCCGGTTTCTGTTGCGTGCGGAGGCCGTTGCCTCCTCCAAGATCGAAGGCCTCCAGGTCAACAGCCGTCGGCTGGCGCGGCACGAGGCGAAGGTGGCAGCCGGGGCACAGGGCGAGGACGCGACCGCCGACGCCGTACTCGGCAACGTCCACGCCATGGACTACGCCGTCCAGTCCGTCGCGATGCTCGACAAGGTCGAGGTCAGGGATCTGGTCGAAATCCACCGAGCGCTGATGGAGCACTCGGACCAACCGGAGATAGCCGGCCAGATCCGGACCAAGCAGAACTGGATCGGGGGGAGCAATTTCAACCCTTGCCAGGCCGCCTTCGTCCCGCCTCCACCGGAGCATGTCGAAGCTCTCCTCGAAGACCTCTGCGTCTTCGTCAACCGGGACGACCTGCCCGGCACGATCCAAGCAGGGCTGGTCCATGCGCAGTTCGAGACCATTCATCCCTTCGCCGACGGCAACGGACGTACCGGACGCGCTCTGATCCACGTCGTCCTCAAACGTCGAGGCCTGGCAAAAGACTTCGTCCCACCCATCAGCCTTGCGCTCGCGACGCGTGCCGCGGCCTATATCGACGGCCTCTCCAGATTCCGGTACGTCGGCGCGCCGGGTAGCGAGCCGGCATCGAGCGGTCTCCGCGACTGGCTCGACCTGTTCCTGTCCGCCACCCGGCGGGCCACCGCGGATGCCGCCGCCTTGCAATCTCGTCTGACCGATCTCGAGACCGGGTGGCGCGCCGCGCTCAGCCCACGCAAGGGCAGCGCCGCGGAACGACTTCTGCCCGAACTGATCGGCCATCCTGTGATCACCGCGGAAGATGCCATGAGACTGACCGGATCCAGTCGGTCGGCGGCTTTCACGGCGGTGGAGACGTTCGTCAGCGCCGGCATCCTCAGTCCCGTCGGCAGCCAGCAGCGCTACCGCTTGTTCGAAGCCGCTCAGGTTTTCCAGATCCTGACCGACTACGAGCGGGCATCGGCAACCGAGTCCGGGAGCACCCGAGGGGAACAACCCAAACGTGCCGTTCCCTATCGCCAGAACCGTTCCTGA